The following are from one region of the Pseudomonadota bacterium genome:
- a CDS encoding PepSY-associated TM helix domain-containing protein: protein MKSSTLKTFTSLHTWAGLGTGMALFIAFYAGALTVFFHELESWDSYTGVPSVTQDLGQAQQLIDQVLAVDPDAAVNFHLHLGDAHGHGHQLYWFEGLDDGTFESHGYELAENGVLRDVESNAALGEFIYRLHYTAGLPSSWGLYVLGVVCLIYGLALISGLIIFLPDFLKNLLIIRSTKNLKRFWLDTHNVVGVISLPWHFMFVWSSVLLAFGVLLLAPFQSLVFQQENLFALLAPELGLVQPPSPTGTPAALLTVTELVAKAQAQLPGLMVGELSFTHAGDLGSAVQVSGTIEGGTTLAPNAMVMLSAVTGKSLALNDPATATLGADLFNGLISLHFATFGGYPLKWVYFFLGLAGAFLFYSGNLLWVETRRKRRQPQQRRDARFLAKLNSGVCIGCMAGISTAFLMSRVAVELPNQTELTELAYFVVFFAAIGWCFVRSVAAGARDLLYLAAALSAAIPLADAIVVDMPLWRSAATGQWGLLLVNLLALIGTAAFWRMGRAVHQRSQYGDPNSVWAQPKNHPEPDRRQQVLAEDG, encoded by the coding sequence GTGAAGTCGTCGACGCTGAAGACCTTCACGAGTCTGCATACCTGGGCTGGGCTGGGTACGGGTATGGCGCTGTTTATCGCGTTTTATGCCGGCGCGCTAACCGTGTTTTTCCATGAGCTGGAGTCGTGGGACAGCTACACGGGCGTTCCCTCGGTGACACAGGACCTCGGCCAGGCCCAGCAGCTCATCGACCAGGTGCTGGCGGTAGATCCTGACGCGGCAGTGAACTTCCATCTGCACCTGGGCGATGCGCACGGACACGGCCACCAGCTGTACTGGTTCGAAGGACTGGACGACGGGACGTTCGAGAGCCACGGTTACGAGCTTGCCGAGAACGGCGTCCTGCGCGACGTAGAGAGCAATGCGGCGCTAGGCGAGTTTATCTATCGGTTGCATTACACTGCGGGTCTCCCCAGCAGCTGGGGGCTCTACGTGCTGGGTGTGGTCTGCCTAATTTATGGCCTGGCGCTGATCTCTGGCCTGATCATCTTCCTGCCGGACTTTCTGAAAAACCTGTTGATCATCCGCTCCACGAAGAACCTGAAACGCTTCTGGCTGGACACGCACAACGTGGTGGGGGTGATTTCGCTGCCGTGGCACTTCATGTTTGTTTGGAGCAGCGTGCTGCTGGCGTTTGGCGTGCTGCTGCTGGCACCGTTCCAGTCGCTGGTTTTTCAGCAAGAGAACCTGTTTGCGCTGCTGGCCCCTGAGCTTGGGTTGGTTCAGCCGCCAAGCCCAACCGGCACACCGGCTGCACTGTTGACGGTGACCGAGCTGGTTGCCAAGGCCCAAGCGCAGCTTCCCGGGCTGATGGTGGGAGAGCTGAGCTTCACTCACGCCGGTGATCTTGGTAGCGCGGTACAGGTGTCTGGAACTATCGAAGGGGGCACAACGTTAGCGCCGAATGCGATGGTGATGCTATCTGCAGTGACCGGAAAATCGCTGGCGCTCAATGATCCTGCCACCGCCACCCTCGGCGCAGACCTGTTCAATGGCCTGATCTCGCTGCACTTTGCGACCTTCGGCGGCTACCCGTTGAAGTGGGTGTACTTTTTCCTTGGCCTCGCCGGCGCGTTCCTGTTTTATTCCGGCAACCTGTTGTGGGTGGAGACCCGGCGCAAGCGGAGGCAGCCGCAGCAGCGAAGGGACGCCCGCTTTCTGGCTAAGCTGAATAGCGGCGTGTGCATCGGCTGCATGGCCGGCATCTCGACCGCGTTTCTCATGAGTCGAGTAGCCGTTGAGCTGCCTAATCAAACCGAGCTGACTGAGCTGGCTTATTTTGTGGTGTTTTTTGCAGCGATCGGCTGGTGCTTTGTTCGCTCGGTGGCAGCCGGTGCAAGGGATTTGCTTTACCTTGCGGCAGCGTTAAGCGCAGCTATCCCGCTGGCCGACGCCATCGTGGTAGACATGCCGCTGTGGCGCAGCGCAGCAACCGGCCAGTGGGGACTGCTGCTGGTAAACCTGCTGGCATTGATCGGCACGGCGGCGTTTTGGCGCATGGGTCGTGCGGTGCACCAGCGATCCCAGTACGGGGATCCCAACAGCGTTTGGGCGCAACCGAAAAATCATCCTGAACCGGATCGACGCCAGCAGGTCCTTGCCGAGGACGGGTGA